The genomic DNA GTAACCTGTGAATCCTCCGATTATGCCCATGTTGAAGATATTCGCACCAAGCGCAGTTAGACCACCATCACCGAATATGAGTCCCTGAAGTATCAGTACAATTGAGAGTAAAAGGACAGCTGCCCATGGACTTGCAAAGACTATTGCAACGAGGGCCGCTCCAACCATGTGACCGCTGGTACCCCAGGGTATCGGTATGTTCATCGCCTGTATTGCGAATATTCCAGCTGCAAGAACTGCAAACAGTGGTATCTGTCTTTCTTTAAGGTCCCTTCTGGCCCACTGCATGCTGAAGTAGAGGGCTACAAGGGCTATTATCCAGTACACAACGTACTGTGGGAATGGTATGAAACCATCTGGAATATGCAAGATTCTTCGCCTCCTTATTATTTATATTAATTCAGTCATTATATCAAGGACTCATATAATATAAAGATTGGTATGGGTATTACACTATCTCTGCTTCATTTATATTGTGGTAATAACACACTCCGATTTTCTGGACTCATAAAGTGGGTTTTGCATTGATAGGACATTTTCATGGGCATAATCTGAAATTCAGCCCCTTACAGCTTCAATCATGGAGAGCATCTTTATTAAAAATGCCTATGTTTTTATGTGCCACGGCCAAATACACAAAATTTATATATTGATTTTATAAAATGAAAACCATCATTATAAATCATTAATAATTGTCAGTCTGCATTTAGTAATACTGGTGATGGATGTGGCACCCGAATCAAAAAAAGCCAAAAACCTTAAAGGGGATTTCTGGGACCTTAAAAATATCCAGATATCCATAGGAGAAATTATAAGTGAGGAAAAACCTCAGGAGGAAGAGGTTAGGGGTCCAAAACCCCGCCCCCATGTGACCGACCTCAGGTCATGGGACATGAAGCTCCTTGAAAGATACGAACCATTCTATGCACCTTTCTGTGACATGTGCTGCCTCTGCACCTACGGTAAATGTGACCTCCTCGGTAAGAGGGGAGCATGTGGTATAGACGCAGCCACCCAGCAGGCACGCATAGTACTTCTCGCATGCCTCATAGGGACCGCCGCCCACGCGGGACACGCAAGGCACCTTGTGGATCACCTCATAGAGAAACTGGGAGAGGACTATGAAATAGACCTCGGCATGAACGTGGATATAGAGGCACCCATAACAAGGACAGTCATGGGAAGAAGGCCCCGAACCCTGGGCGACCTAAGGGAAGTTATGGACTACGCCGAGGAACAGATGTCACACCTCCTCTCAGCCTGCCACACAGGGCAGGAGGGCGACAGCAGGGACTTTGAATCAAAGGCATTCCATTCTGGGCTCATGGATGACCTTGTAAGGGAGGTTGCTGATATAGCCCAGATAGTCGCCCTGGACCTCCCGAAGGGTGATGAGGACGCACCCCTTGTTGAACTGGGATTCGGTACTATAGACAGCACCAAACCTGTGATACTCTGCATAGGCCACAACGTCCTCCCCGGAGCGGATATAGTGGACTACGTCACCGAAAGGGAACTCGAAGACGAAATTGAGGTATGCGGTATATGCTGTGCAGCAATAGATGTTACAAGGTACAGTGAGGCCGCCAAGGTCGTCGGGCCCCTCTCAAAGCAGCTCAGATTCATAAGAAGTGGTGTTGCCGATGTGATAGTGGTGGACGAGCAGTGCGTGAGGACAGACGTGCTGGAGGAGGCCCTCAAAAACAGGTCAGCGGTGATTGCAACAACCGATAAGATGTGCCTTGGACTTCCTGATCTGACAGATGAGGACCCCGACAAAATCGTGAATGACCTCATAAACGGTAACATAGAGGGGGCACTGATTCTCGACCCAGAGAAGGTTGGGGAGGTGGCAGTTAAAACTGCAATGAAACTGGCACCACTCAGGAAATCCCTCAAAAAATTGCCGGAGGTTGATGAGATAATTAAGATGGCATCAGAGTGCACAGATTGCGGCTGGTGCCAGAGGGTCTGCCCCAACAGCCTCCCTGTCATGGATGCAGTTAAGAGCGCGGCTGAGGGTGATCTGAGCAAACTTGAGGAGATGGCACTTGAGGAGCTCTGCTACACATGTGGACGCTGCGAACAGGAGTGTGAAAGGGACATACCCATAGTATCCATGGTGACAAAGGCCGGTGAAAGGCGCGTAAAGGACGAAAAATACAAGATAAGGGCCGGGCGCGGTCCTGCCCAGGATGTGGAGATAAGAAGGGTTGGTGCGCCCATAGTCCTCGGGGACATACCCGGTGTGGTGGCCTTTGTAGGGTGCTCAAACTACCCTGAGGGTGGAAAGGATGTTGCCCTCATGGCAAAGGAGTTCCTTGAGAGGAATTACATCGTGGTCACAACGGGATGCGGTGCAATGTCCATCGGGGAATACAGGGACGAGGATGGAAAGACACTCTATGAAAAATACGGCGGGCAGTTCGATGCAAAGGGACTTGTTAACATGGGCTCCTGCGTATCAAACGCCCACATATCAGGGGCTGCCATAAAGATAGCCAACATATTCGCACAGAAACCACTTGAGGGGAACTTTGAGGAGATAGCAGATTACATACTTAACCGTGTAGGGGCATGTGGCGTCGCATGGGGTGCCTACTCCCAGAAGGCGGCAGCCATAGCAACAGGTGTGAACAGGTGGGGAATACCCGTCGTCCTGGGACCCCACGGATCAAAGTACCGCAGACTGTTCCTTGGAAGGGCAGATGACGAGGATAAGTGGAAACTGAACGACCTGAGAACAGGTGAGGTCATTGATGGGGAGCCAGCTCCAGAACACCTCCTCTATGCAGCAGAGAACAGGGAGGAGGCAACGGTGATGGTGGCTAAACTCTGCATAAGGCCAACAGACACACCCAAGGGTCGCCAGATGAAACTCAGCAACTACATCGACCTCCATAAAAAGTACTTTGGCACAATTCCAGATGACATCGACAGGTTCATAAGGACAGAGAAGGACATCCCCATAGTCTACAAGAGGGACATCATGAAGATACTGGAGGAAAAGAACTGGAAGCCAAAGAAGCTTCCAAAGGAACCCTCACTCCTTGAGAGGTGATCGGTGTGAATGACCGTATAATACCATGGCAGCCAACTGTTATAGCAGGGCCTAAACAGGCAATGCTGGTAACACCTGAAACCGCAGTTATGATGATAAAAAAGGCCAAGAGGCCATTAATGGTTGTGGGTCCCCTTGCAAAGCGCCAGCCAGTACTTGAACACACAGTTAAAATCATCAGGCACTGGGACCTCCCGGTGGTGTCCACTGCCGATACCTACAGGGCGCTGAAGGAGGCGGGTGTTGAATCAGAACCCCATGGCATAGTGGAGATAACCAACCTCCTGAAGGACCCAGACTGGGAGGGTCTCAGGGGTGAGGGTCAGCATGACCTCGTCATATTCATAGGGTGCATATATTACATAGCATCCCAGGGCCTATCAACCCTGAAGCACTTCGCACCGCATATAAGGACACTCACAATATGCAAGACATTCCACTCAAATGCAGACGCATCATTTCCCAACATGGATGATAATGAATGGTTCAGGTACCTTGAGAAGATGTATACTGACTGATGATAATGGAGGAATTCAATGTTTGAAGACATACCCGTTGATGTAAGTCCCATGCACGAGGGGGAGCGGATAAGATCAGCAAACATGTTCGTTGAACTTGCCGGGCCCAAATCCATCGGAGCCGAACTGGTCCAGGTTAAGGATAGCGTTGAGGATGGAAAGGTGGAGGTCATAGGGCCCGAGATAAGTGAAATGGAACAGGGCCAGATCTATCCATTCGCCATAAACGTGGAGATAGCAGGAAGCGAACTCGAGGAGGAACTTGAAAGCGTTATAGAGCGGAGGCTCCATGAACTCTGCAACTACGTCCAGGGCTTCATGCACCTCAACCAGAGGGACCAGATATGGTGCCGTGTAAGCACAGAGGCAAAGGACGCCGGCTTCCGACTGGAACACCTTGGAAAGGCACTATCGGTCCTCTTCAGGGAGGAGTTCCCCATAATCGAATCCATATCAGTGACAATCATGACCGACGAGGGTACTGTTAAAGAATTCCTTGAAACAGCCAGGGAAAAGTATGAGATAAGGGATTCAAGGGCAAGGGAGCTCTCAGACGAGGACGTTGACGTGTTCTACGGGTGCCTCATGTGCCAGTCCTTCGCCCCAACACATGTATGTGTGGTCACACCGGACAGGACAGCCCTCTGTGGTGCCATAAACTGGTTCGACTGCCGTGCAGCCTACAAGATGGACCCAGACGGCCCAATATTTGAAATCCAAAAGGGGAATGTCATTGACCCGGAGAAGGGAGAATATGAGAATGTTAACGCTGCAGTGGCAGAGAACTCACAGGGTACAACAGAGAGGGTTTACCTCCACAGCGTATTCGGGTATCCACACACATCATGTGGCTGCTTCGAGGCGGTGGCATTCTACATACCAGAACTGGATGGAATAGGTATCGTGAACAGGGACTTCAGGGGCGAAACCCCACTTGGAATACCATTCTCTGCAATGGCGGGACAGTGTTCAGGCGGAAAACAGGTTGAGGGGTTCTCGGGTCTCAGCCTTGAGTACATGCGCTCACCAAAGTTCCTGCAGGCAGATGGTGGATACTCAAGGGTAATCTGGATGCCAAAGGAACTCAAGGAATCAGTCATTGAATTCATCCCTGAGGACCTGCGGGATAAAATAGCCACAGAGGTAGATGCGACATCAATAAAGGAACTCAGAAGATTTCTGAGGGAAAAGGAGCATCCCGTTCTTGAAAGGGCACATGCAGAATCCACTGAGGAAGCTGAAGTTGTTGAGGAAGAGGAAACCTACGCTGAGGAGACCCCCATCACCGAAGGAATACCTGTAATGGCGTCCCCTGAGATCAGCCTTCCAGCAGCGGGTGGATTCAGAATAGTCCTCAAAAACGCAAAGATCTACGCTGAGAAGGTAATAATAAAGCGTAAATAATCAACCTGAGTGGTCATGTGATAATAGCAGTAAGCGGCAAGGGCGGAACAGGAAAGACCATGGTTTCAGCATCCCTTGTGAGGATACTCGCAGCTACAGGTGCGGATGTTCTTGCAATAGACGCTGACCCTGATTCAAACCTTCCAGAGGCCCTCGGAGTTTCAGTAAGTGGAACCGTTGGTGAGGTAAGGGAACAGCTTAAGAGGGACACAGCAGCGGGCAGAATCCCCCCATCAGCCAACAAGTGGGATATACTTGACTACCGGATAATGGAGTCAATAACCGAGACCGATGATTTTGACCTGCTCGTCATGGGCCGCCCCGAGGGCAGTGGGTGCTACTGCGCAGTTAACACCATGCTGAGGAGGATAATCGAGAATATAGCAGAGAACTACGACTACATAGTGATAGATACCGAGGCGGGCCTTGAACACCTCAGCAGGAGGACAACCCAGAACGTTGACGTGATGATGGTTGTAACCGACCCCTCAAAAAGGGGGATTCTAACAGCAAGAAGGATACTTGAACTATCACGGGAACTTGAGATAAAATTCAGGAAGGTATTCCTGGTTCTTAACAGGGTCCATGAAGGGGACCTTGAGAAACTTGAAATAGACGAAGACCTTGAGGTCATAGGCGTCATACCTGAGGATCCCCTTGTTTCCAGGTATGACATGGAGGGCAGGTCGCTATATGAGCTGCCTGAAGATTCAGCAGCATTCAGGGCCATAAAAAAGGTTGCCGATAAAATTTTAAGTCTATAGAGGTGTGCTTATGGATAAATTAACGGAACTTCTGAAATTACTTCAGAACACGAAATCCATCGAAATAAATGAGTTCCGGATGGATGTTGACGAACTTGAACTCTACATAATGCCTGCGGTTCAGCAAGCCATCCAGAAAACAGTGGAGGTTAGGGAGGCAGTTGAGGCACTCCCTGATGAGGAATTCGAACCACCGGTAAAGACATACCCCGGTGAGGTTGCCCAGGTGAAACTGGGTGAGGGTACAAGGAAACCTGTTTACCTTGGTGGTCAGAAGGCCCTCTACAGGTTTGAGGAACCCCAGCCAAACCCACCGGTGGTGACATTCGACGTCTTTGACATACCCATGCCGGGTCTACCAAGGCCTATCAGGGAGCACTTCAGCGACGTCATGGAGGACCCCGGGGACTGGGCAAGGAAGGCGGTAAAGGACTATGGTGCCAACATGGTCACAATACACCTCATCGGAACAGGACCCAAGGTAATGGACAAGTCACCGAGGGAGGCTGCAAATGACATCGAGGAAGTCCTCCAGGCCGTTGATGTCCCCCTGGTAATCGGGGGCTCAGGGGACCCTGAAAAGGATCCACTGGTACTTGAAAAGGCTGCTGAGGCTGCTGAAGGCGAAAGGTGTCTCCTGGCATCAGCAAACCTGGACCTTGACTACAGAAAGGTTGCAAGGGCAGCCCTTGACCACAACCACGCGGTCCTATCATGGGCCATAACAGACGTCAACATGCAAAAAACCCTCAACCGTTACCTCATGAAGGAAGGCCTTAGCAGAGAGGACATAGTGATGGACCCAACGACCTGTGCACTGGGATATGGTATAGAATTTTCAATAGACGTCATCACAAGGACAAGGCTCGCGGCACTCAAGGGCGATGCCGATCTGCAGATGCCAATGTCCTCTGGAACAACCAACGCGTGGGGTTCAAGGGAGGCCTGGATGAAGAAGGATGAATGGGGACCCACAGACTACAGGGGCCCTCTGTGGGAGATAGTAACCGGACTTACAATGATGCTCTCAGGTGTGGATATATTCATGATGCTCCATCCAACGTCTGTGAGGCTTCTGCGGGAGATAGGGGAAACCTTCACAAGGGAATACATGACTGCCGAAACACCTGATCTCCGGGAATGGATAACTGAACTGGAATATTGAGGAGGGGTTAAATTGCAGGTAACTGCCATGGATGTATACAGGTTACTACCAAAAACAAACTGTGGTAAATGTGATGAGTCATCATGCATGGCCTTCGCCACAAAACTCATAGAAAAGGAACTCACACTGGATGACTGCCCACAGCTCAGTGGGGATGAAAGACAGAAGCTCGAGGACCTCCTGGCCCCGGCTGTGAGAGAGATAACCTTTGGCCCAGAAAAAAACCAGGTGGTGGTGGGGGGTGATGAGGTCCTCTACAGGTTTGAACTCACATACTACAACCCCACAGCCCTCGTGGTTGATCTTCCAGATGACCTACCATCAGAGGAGATCATGAAGAGGGCCAGTGATATAATGAATCTGAAATTCGAGCGTACCGGTGAGGAACTGACCCTGGATGCCATAGCGCTCAGGAACAAATCAGGGAGCCCTGAAAAATTCGCAGAGGCAGCAGGAGCAATCAGTGAACTCAACTTCCCTGTTGTTCTATGCACCTTCGATCCAGAGGCAATGAGGGCTGCCCTCCAGGTCCTGGGGGATCAGAGGCCCCTCATGTACGCGGCTACAAAGGACAACCTCCAGGAGATGGCTGAACTTTCCATTTCATATGACTGCCCCATGGTGCTCTTCTCACCGGGGGACCTCGAGGAGATGAAGAGGCTCACAAGAAGACTGAGGGCAATGGGACTTACTGAAATTATCCTGGACCCCGGAACATTCACAGGTGAGGGAATAGGTGACACCATAGACAACTTTGTCATGATAAGGCGCCTTGCAGTTGAGGAAAGGGATGAGGACTTCCGCTTCCCCATCATGGGCATACCAGCACTCTCAAGGCTTTCGGGAGGGGATACAGTTGAGGATAACATAAAGGAGGCCACTGTTGCAGCCACACTCATGAACCGCTACGCCGACATTCTTATACTCGGAGGAACAGATATCTGGGAGCTTATGCCCATACTCACCCTCAGGCAGGGACTCTACACTGATCCAAGGAAGCCACAGACTGTTGATCCAGGAATATATGAGTTTGGAGACGTTGATGAGAACTCCCCTGTGATACTCACAACCAACTTCTCACTCACATACTACACAGTGGAGGGTGACCTCAAGTCTGGTGATGTGACTGCATATCTCCTTGTGCTTGACACAGAGGGAAGGGCTGTGGACGTCTCACTGGCAGGAGGACAGCTCACAGGAACCGCAGTGGCTGACCTTATAAAGGATAGTGGTATAGAGGATAGGGTGAAGGATAAGGTTCTCATCAT from Methanothermobacter sp. includes the following:
- the cbiM gene encoding cobalt transporter CbiM, giving the protein MHIPDGFIPFPQYVVYWIIALVALYFSMQWARRDLKERQIPLFAVLAAGIFAIQAMNIPIPWGTSGHMVGAALVAIVFASPWAAVLLLSIVLILQGLIFGDGGLTALGANIFNMGIIGGFTGYYLFRALRSAGEIPAVAVASWASIFLAAIACAIEMWIAGTFPLVEGLWMMGLYHAVIGLIEAAITVVVVLAIENSRPDLFKFSEWGEKKGVASK
- the cdhA gene encoding CO dehydrogenase/acetyl-CoA synthase complex subunit alpha: MDVAPESKKAKNLKGDFWDLKNIQISIGEIISEEKPQEEEVRGPKPRPHVTDLRSWDMKLLERYEPFYAPFCDMCCLCTYGKCDLLGKRGACGIDAATQQARIVLLACLIGTAAHAGHARHLVDHLIEKLGEDYEIDLGMNVDIEAPITRTVMGRRPRTLGDLREVMDYAEEQMSHLLSACHTGQEGDSRDFESKAFHSGLMDDLVREVADIAQIVALDLPKGDEDAPLVELGFGTIDSTKPVILCIGHNVLPGADIVDYVTERELEDEIEVCGICCAAIDVTRYSEAAKVVGPLSKQLRFIRSGVADVIVVDEQCVRTDVLEEALKNRSAVIATTDKMCLGLPDLTDEDPDKIVNDLINGNIEGALILDPEKVGEVAVKTAMKLAPLRKSLKKLPEVDEIIKMASECTDCGWCQRVCPNSLPVMDAVKSAAEGDLSKLEEMALEELCYTCGRCEQECERDIPIVSMVTKAGERRVKDEKYKIRAGRGPAQDVEIRRVGAPIVLGDIPGVVAFVGCSNYPEGGKDVALMAKEFLERNYIVVTTGCGAMSIGEYRDEDGKTLYEKYGGQFDAKGLVNMGSCVSNAHISGAAIKIANIFAQKPLEGNFEEIADYILNRVGACGVAWGAYSQKAAAIATGVNRWGIPVVLGPHGSKYRRLFLGRADDEDKWKLNDLRTGEVIDGEPAPEHLLYAAENREEATVMVAKLCIRPTDTPKGRQMKLSNYIDLHKKYFGTIPDDIDRFIRTEKDIPIVYKRDIMKILEEKNWKPKKLPKEPSLLER
- the cdhB gene encoding CO dehydrogenase/acetyl-CoA synthase complex subunit epsilon produces the protein MIGVNDRIIPWQPTVIAGPKQAMLVTPETAVMMIKKAKRPLMVVGPLAKRQPVLEHTVKIIRHWDLPVVSTADTYRALKEAGVESEPHGIVEITNLLKDPDWEGLRGEGQHDLVIFIGCIYYIASQGLSTLKHFAPHIRTLTICKTFHSNADASFPNMDDNEWFRYLEKMYTD
- the cdhC gene encoding CO dehydrogenase/CO-methylating acetyl-CoA synthase complex subunit beta; this translates as MFEDIPVDVSPMHEGERIRSANMFVELAGPKSIGAELVQVKDSVEDGKVEVIGPEISEMEQGQIYPFAINVEIAGSELEEELESVIERRLHELCNYVQGFMHLNQRDQIWCRVSTEAKDAGFRLEHLGKALSVLFREEFPIIESISVTIMTDEGTVKEFLETAREKYEIRDSRARELSDEDVDVFYGCLMCQSFAPTHVCVVTPDRTALCGAINWFDCRAAYKMDPDGPIFEIQKGNVIDPEKGEYENVNAAVAENSQGTTERVYLHSVFGYPHTSCGCFEAVAFYIPELDGIGIVNRDFRGETPLGIPFSAMAGQCSGGKQVEGFSGLSLEYMRSPKFLQADGGYSRVIWMPKELKESVIEFIPEDLRDKIATEVDATSIKELRRFLREKEHPVLERAHAESTEEAEVVEEEETYAEETPITEGIPVMASPEISLPAAGGFRIVLKNAKIYAEKVIIKRK
- a CDS encoding AAA family ATPase, which codes for MIIAVSGKGGTGKTMVSASLVRILAATGADVLAIDADPDSNLPEALGVSVSGTVGEVREQLKRDTAAGRIPPSANKWDILDYRIMESITETDDFDLLVMGRPEGSGCYCAVNTMLRRIIENIAENYDYIVIDTEAGLEHLSRRTTQNVDVMMVVTDPSKRGILTARRILELSRELEIKFRKVFLVLNRVHEGDLEKLEIDEDLEVIGVIPEDPLVSRYDMEGRSLYELPEDSAAFRAIKKVADKILSL
- the cdhD gene encoding CO dehydrogenase/acetyl-CoA synthase subunit delta — encoded protein: MDKLTELLKLLQNTKSIEINEFRMDVDELELYIMPAVQQAIQKTVEVREAVEALPDEEFEPPVKTYPGEVAQVKLGEGTRKPVYLGGQKALYRFEEPQPNPPVVTFDVFDIPMPGLPRPIREHFSDVMEDPGDWARKAVKDYGANMVTIHLIGTGPKVMDKSPREAANDIEEVLQAVDVPLVIGGSGDPEKDPLVLEKAAEAAEGERCLLASANLDLDYRKVARAALDHNHAVLSWAITDVNMQKTLNRYLMKEGLSREDIVMDPTTCALGYGIEFSIDVITRTRLAALKGDADLQMPMSSGTTNAWGSREAWMKKDEWGPTDYRGPLWEIVTGLTMMLSGVDIFMMLHPTSVRLLREIGETFTREYMTAETPDLREWITELEY
- the acsC gene encoding acetyl-CoA decarbonylase/synthase complex subunit gamma; this encodes MQVTAMDVYRLLPKTNCGKCDESSCMAFATKLIEKELTLDDCPQLSGDERQKLEDLLAPAVREITFGPEKNQVVVGGDEVLYRFELTYYNPTALVVDLPDDLPSEEIMKRASDIMNLKFERTGEELTLDAIALRNKSGSPEKFAEAAGAISELNFPVVLCTFDPEAMRAALQVLGDQRPLMYAATKDNLQEMAELSISYDCPMVLFSPGDLEEMKRLTRRLRAMGLTEIILDPGTFTGEGIGDTIDNFVMIRRLAVEERDEDFRFPIMGIPALSRLSGGDTVEDNIKEATVAATLMNRYADILILGGTDIWELMPILTLRQGLYTDPRKPQTVDPGIYEFGDVDENSPVILTTNFSLTYYTVEGDLKSGDVTAYLLVLDTEGRAVDVSLAGGQLTGTAVADLIKDSGIEDRVKDKVLIIPGLAAPASGEIEDDTGWKVLVGPRDSSGLPEYLEKLASE